One Luteibacter aegosomaticola genomic window carries:
- a CDS encoding YjbF family lipoprotein: MVLFVLAACSAVSSGSVQAIRLAVHGESVHPTAESVAASPYFQLQANGPDGEAILVLGKVEDGKLGWYGQGDDILFTRDGVLVKTVGLPQNLGAMALSGAADPFATGLQHVDAPLSYTRTVDWSPGYRYGVVMQVTLTPESTDNVEILGTMHRLRRYDEHLSGPSGSYTNRYWVDPADGFIWKSRQYVAPGFPIELIALRPYMGKAS, from the coding sequence ATGGTGCTTTTCGTGCTGGCGGCATGCTCAGCCGTATCGAGTGGCAGTGTGCAGGCCATCCGTCTCGCCGTGCACGGAGAAAGCGTGCACCCCACGGCCGAATCCGTGGCCGCTTCGCCGTACTTCCAGCTACAGGCCAATGGTCCTGACGGTGAGGCCATCCTTGTCCTGGGCAAGGTGGAAGACGGCAAACTCGGTTGGTACGGGCAGGGCGATGACATTCTCTTCACGCGTGATGGCGTGCTGGTCAAGACGGTGGGCTTGCCGCAAAACCTTGGCGCCATGGCACTCAGTGGTGCCGCTGATCCCTTTGCGACCGGGCTGCAGCATGTCGATGCGCCCCTGAGCTATACGCGCACGGTGGACTGGTCACCCGGATACCGCTACGGCGTTGTGATGCAGGTCACGCTCACGCCGGAAAGCACGGATAACGTCGAGATCCTCGGCACGATGCATCGCCTTCGCCGCTATGACGAGCACCTCAGTGGGCCATCGGGCAGCTATACCAACCGTTACTGGGTCGACCCCGCCGATGGTTTCATCTGGAAGAGTCGCCAATACGTGGCGCCCGGCTTCCCGATTGAGTTGATCGCGTTGCGGCCGTACATGGGGAAGGCCTCGTGA
- a CDS encoding capsule biosynthesis GfcC family protein, which translates to MRRAAWAIIGLAASGLAMGQEGSLHASASGEVRQPGSAVYPSGARLSQVALAAKVNPDAYLPGAAWLRPSLKEVQLRLKTGVVFELGVIRMAAISDGHEALGVSAAAFQAWIASLPVTGRRTSVVLDPDQLEVSPPDNWPIKEGDALFYPRRPAGIRIVGAVEKPCSVPLEALQDARRYLAACPSSKAADPDMVFVIQPDGTVFPQNIALWNRDPARVLAPGAWIYVPFNRKAIATSTDGRFNEDAAAFISTQLLDTAGAP; encoded by the coding sequence GTGAGGCGCGCGGCGTGGGCGATCATCGGGCTGGCCGCGTCTGGCCTGGCCATGGGGCAGGAAGGTTCGCTCCATGCCAGTGCGTCTGGCGAAGTGCGCCAGCCGGGTTCGGCCGTCTATCCGTCCGGAGCGAGGCTGTCGCAGGTTGCGCTGGCAGCGAAGGTGAACCCCGATGCGTATCTTCCCGGCGCCGCGTGGCTCAGGCCGTCGCTTAAGGAAGTCCAGCTCCGCCTGAAAACGGGCGTGGTCTTTGAGCTCGGCGTTATCCGCATGGCAGCAATCAGTGATGGCCATGAAGCGCTCGGTGTTTCGGCGGCAGCGTTCCAGGCGTGGATAGCGTCCTTGCCGGTGACTGGCCGACGCACCAGTGTGGTGCTTGATCCCGATCAGCTCGAAGTGTCGCCACCCGATAACTGGCCGATCAAAGAAGGGGATGCGCTGTTCTATCCTCGTAGACCGGCAGGTATCCGTATCGTCGGCGCAGTGGAAAAGCCCTGCAGCGTGCCCCTTGAGGCACTTCAGGACGCCCGCCGGTACCTCGCGGCGTGCCCGTCGTCGAAGGCAGCCGATCCAGACATGGTGTTCGTTATCCAGCCGGACGGCACCGTCTTTCCGCAGAACATCGCATTGTGGAACCGGGACCCTGCACGCGTGCTCGCGCCAGGCGCCTGGATCTATGTGCCATTCAACCGCAAGGCCATTGCTACGTCGACGGATGGCCGCTTCAACGAGGATGCCGCCGCTTTCATTTCGACCCAGTTGCTTGATACGGCGGGTGCGCCTTGA
- a CDS encoding low molecular weight protein-tyrosine-phosphatase: MFQNVLVVCIGNICRSPTAELLFRHRLGEGSKVTVSSAGLGAMVGHGIDRTALDLLSEHGIDGSAHRARQLDRSLIRSADLVLAMERDHVGSVTRMAPEASGKVFLLDRWLDGQGIPDPYRQSRPAFEHVYTLINNSVNSWMKYL; the protein is encoded by the coding sequence ATGTTCCAGAACGTCCTTGTTGTCTGCATTGGCAATATCTGCCGCAGCCCCACTGCCGAATTGCTGTTCCGCCACCGGCTGGGCGAAGGGAGCAAGGTCACGGTTTCCAGTGCCGGGCTCGGGGCCATGGTAGGGCATGGCATCGACCGCACGGCCCTCGATCTTCTCAGCGAACACGGTATCGATGGCAGCGCCCACCGAGCCCGCCAGCTTGACCGCTCGCTCATTCGCAGTGCCGACCTCGTGCTGGCCATGGAGCGGGACCATGTCGGTTCCGTGACACGGATGGCGCCGGAGGCCAGTGGCAAGGTGTTCCTGCTGGATCGATGGCTGGACGGCCAGGGCATCCCGGATCCTTATCGGCAAAGCCGGCCCGCTTTCGAGCATGTCTACACGCTTATCAATAACAGCGTAAACAGCTGGATGAAGTATCTCTAG